The Candidatus Hydrogenedentota bacterium genomic interval TATCCTCAAGAAAGGGCACAAGTCCGAAAAGGCAACTCGCGGCTTGGCGTCTGATTGTGGTCATCATGAATTTGACATTGATATCTTCGTGAAGCCGGTCGAATATCTCGGCCTGAACCCTGAGAAGTTCATCATGCAGACGCTGCTGTGCAACAGTAAATGGGACGATCACTGTTTCTGGCTTCCGTATTGTGAAATCGCCTATGTCCCTGCGACGGGTCCTATTGATTATCCCCGCGAAAGTATGTAGATCTTCCATATCCGTAATGATTTGAACACGTTCCTCAGTGGTGACATCGCCTTCTAACAGATTGGAGCGTATTCGGATAAAATTCGGATTATGGCGGAAGATAGATCGGCCCCAAGCGGTGGCCGCGGCTTGGTCAAGGGCCTCGATTGCCCGTGTTTGCCATTCCGGCTCTTGAATCCGCGCCAAAGATATCGCTTGGTTAATGTAAGGGTTGGGTTCCGCCATGTGTGCAAAACTCTCCTGATCGATGATCAGGTCGGGGCGGAGAGTATTGAGGAGAACAAAAAGATCGTTGCAGCCGAGCTGGATCGGTGTCGCAGTCAAGAAGATGACAGCCTCGGCATGGTCACAGAAAAAGCGCACAGCTTTATGGCTGAACGTGTTCCGATTACGAATATGATGCGCCTCGTCCACGATAACAAGATCAAATCGGGGAGGAGGATCCAAATCAAGCAGGCCCTTCTTGCGTTTTCGCTTGCTGTCAGGTCCTGAACCATAAAGCAAGGCTTCATCGAACAAGGAATAGGGAACTATCACCTTCTGATGTTGCTCGGGCC includes:
- a CDS encoding DEAD/DEAH box helicase, whose amino-acid sequence is MVSEFNPDYSIKTDGSEFVLGQIVCVRSAPTIRGAVISVIPGKPENRYKVFVNDEIQTFYASQLRADNVHDDGCESLTCEHFHAYLTALQIQYPGLSTLYSLNAARIDFVPYQFRPVLKFIRSDRPRLLIADGVGVGKTIEAGLILRELQARRDIRSVLIVCPRPLVTERKWMNEMKRFEERFTHLDGGTLRYCINEMDLEGVWPEQHQKVIVPYSLFDEALLYGSGPDSKRKRKKGLLDLDPPPRFDLVIVDEAHHIRNRNTFSHKAVRFFCDHAEAVIFLTATPIQLGCNDLFVLLNTLRPDLIIDQESFAHMAEPNPYINQAISLARIQEPEWQTRAIEALDQAAATAWGRSIFRHNPNFIRIRSNLLEGDVTTEERVQIITDMEDLHTFAGIINRTRRRDIGDFTIRKPETVIVPFTVAQQRLHDELLRVQAEIFDRLHEDINVKFMMTTIRRQAASCLFGLVPFLED